A portion of the Magnolia sinica isolate HGM2019 chromosome 17, MsV1, whole genome shotgun sequence genome contains these proteins:
- the LOC131231535 gene encoding auxin-responsive protein SAUR50-like, whose amino-acid sequence MAKSKTNERKNGTVQLKHVVEKLQKSLHLSKRSAAIGHNHHREDIDEVGGHRTIPEDVKEGHFAVLAVDDGRSKRFVIALRYLNHPQFLRLLEQAAEEFGFNQEGALAIPCRPSELERILAEHWMEETDGNGGDGWDGYKTIVESC is encoded by the coding sequence ATGGCCAAGTCCAAAACCAATGAGAGGAAGAACGGTAcggtgcaactcaagcatgtggtAGAGAAGTTACAAAAGAGTCTCCATCTATCAAAGAGGTCAGCGGCGATCGGCCACAACCACCACCGAGAAGATATAGATGAAGTTGGGGGCCACAGGACGATCCCAGAGGACGTGAAGGAGGGACATTTTGCAGTCCTGGCTGTCGACGATGGACGGTCCAAGAGGTTTGTCATTGCGTTGAGATATCTCAACCATCCACAGTTCCTGAGGCTGCTGGAACAGGCAGCAGAGGAGTTTGGCTTCAATCAGGAGGGTGCACTGGCGATCCCGTGCCGGCCAAGCGAGCTGGAGAGAATCCTGGCCGAGCATTGGATGGAAGAGACAGATGGTAATGGTGGGGATGGGTGGGATGGTTACAAAACCATTGTGGAGAGTTGCTAG